The sequence GTGAATCCTTCCAGTTGAGTAGCTTTTCCAGGGAAACGGCACGCAGGCCATGATCTTCGGGGGTTGCGACGCCGCGATGGTAGGCCACGCCGTCGCCGGTCCAGATCATCAAGTGTTGATCGTCCCCCTGATCATAAAACAGCAGGTCGCCGGGGGAGGCCTGCAAGGGATCCTTCCCGACAAATTCGGTATTTTCCTGCACGAGTCCAAGGGCCGTGACATGGGGACCCGGAATGCCGGCGGGGGTTTGCCAGCGGTTGTACAGTTGTTGCTGGGCGGGGCTGAGAAGGAGTTCCGGCGGGGTTGGAGCGGGACTCAACCCGCTGGCCTGCCGCCAGCGTTTATCGTGGGGGCGGAGTGTTTCGTTGACCGCGAAGCGGACCAGACTGGCGCAATCCCGCTCCACCCAGCGGGGGGATGGTCCGCCCCGCAACACCTCGCCAATGATGCGCACAAACCAGGAACGAAAGAGGGATGCCTGTCGTGCATCCAGCCGGATTTGTTCCGTTCCGGCCTGCATCGGGGGGGATTCCGCCCTGCGTCCCCTGTTTGCAGGGTGTGGATCTGCCTGCTCTCCGGCCTGCTCCATCGGGTTCGAGGCGTTGTTTGCAGGTCCCTGGGTCGCTGGTTCGGGACGGCCTTCTGGATCCGGAAGCGGGTTTGCCTGTGCCAAAACCGTGCCTGCAAGCAGCAACGCCAGGGCCGGCAACACGGTCCGGCTTCCCGGCAAGAACGCCCGGTTGTGGATCAGGGCGCAACGGGCGGGCGGGCATGCCATGCGAGCGGCTCCCAGATGTGCGCCTGCCGGGGTGTTGCCAGATTGTAGGCAGGCAAGGTGGCGATTTGATCCAGCAGCGGCAAAAAGCGTTTTTTGACGCTGGCGTGAAAGACAGGCTCCGAGGTGGGGGGCAGGCTGTCGGCGAGGGTTTTGCGCAACAGTTCCGCCAGCGATCCGGGAACGACGGTCAGGCTCACCTCTCTGCCGCCCTTGTCCAGGGTGTCGGCCAGGGCCGGATAGGATTTGTCCAGCACGCCCAGGGTCCGGTCGGCCAGGGATTCGTCCGGGGTGAGGATCAGGGTATCGTGGCACAGGGCAAGGACCACGGAAAAGTAGCGTTTGAAACGCATCTCTTTTGCATGAGGACTTTGTTTGGAATCGAGCGGGGCCGAGGCCGCACTGACTTGCCGTCGCCACACCTTGCCCCCTGCACAGGGGGTTTCCTCGACCGGCAGGGGATTGTGATTCAGGGCGGGGGTGGTCTTTCCGGTCTCCGCTGGTCCG is a genomic window of Magnetococcales bacterium containing:
- a CDS encoding DUF1175 family protein; translation: MQAGTEQIRLDARQASLFRSWFVRIIGEVLRGGPSPRWVERDCASLVRFAVNETLRPHDKRWRQASGLSPAPTPPELLLSPAQQQLYNRWQTPAGIPGPHVTALGLVQENTEFVGKDPLQASPGDLLFYDQGDDQHLMIWTGDGVAYHRGVATPEDHGLRAVSLEKLLNWKDSRWQPRSENSNFLGVYRFSFLPF